A DNA window from Mucilaginibacter xinganensis contains the following coding sequences:
- a CDS encoding regulatory protein RecX — translation MDGPKTNKITDEKAGLAKAENYCAYQDRSQQEVRDKLYEWGLWQAAVENIISLLIGEGFLNEERFAKAYAQGKFNQKGWGKIKIKQGLKLKRVPDVLIKKALLTIADDDYLRCLERLLEKKEKSITEKDPYKRQYKLQQYAFSRGYEHDLILDVLKASHL, via the coding sequence ATGGATGGCCCGAAAACAAATAAAATAACGGACGAAAAGGCCGGCCTGGCCAAAGCCGAAAATTATTGCGCTTACCAGGACCGCTCACAGCAGGAGGTACGCGACAAGCTGTACGAGTGGGGGCTGTGGCAGGCTGCGGTAGAAAACATTATCAGTTTGCTGATTGGCGAAGGGTTTTTGAATGAAGAAAGGTTTGCAAAAGCCTATGCGCAGGGTAAGTTTAACCAGAAAGGGTGGGGGAAGATCAAAATAAAACAGGGCCTTAAATTAAAAAGAGTGCCTGATGTTTTAATAAAGAAGGCCTTGCTGACCATTGCTGATGACGACTATTTAAGGTGCCTGGAAAGGCTTTTGGAGAAAAAAGAAAAATCAATAACCGAAAAAGACCCATATAAACGCCAATATAAACTGCAGCAGTACGCTTTTAGCCGCGGATACGAACACGATCTGATTTTAGATGTTTTGAAAGCCAGCCACTTATAA
- a CDS encoding bifunctional UDP-N-acetylmuramoyl-tripeptide:D-alanyl-D-alanine ligase/alanine racemase encodes MLSNQYTIIAIQQIINAGGNIVKDYNISTLLTDSRRISNPAGGLFFALSGRRNGHEFIAEAYAGGVRNFVVKHGTDIKAPESNFLMVDDVLAALQTLAAYHRNRFNLEVIGITGSNGKTIVKEWLYQLLSPDKNVVRNPKSYNSQIGVPLSVWQINEKNDLGIFEAGISTVGEIEKLEAVIRPTVGILTHIGPAHDEGFENRNQKITEKLKLFKNCRLLIHNYDQLISFQDNIPVESRFTWSTNFKQADLYVFSEAVVSKNYYLRARYKDAEIECLIPFLDEASVENAIVCWATMLALGYAPAEADDRIERLNAVSMRLELKTGINDCSVIDDSYNSDIQSLEIALNFLTQQNQHQKKTLILSDIYQSGLQADVLYRQVADMIKIKQVDKFIGVGEALMARQDYFDMPEKFFYPDTQAMLQHLRTLNFKGETILIKGSRSFEFERISRALVQKAHETILEINLNALLNNLNFYRSRLKQGVKVMAIVKAFSYGSGTFEVANILQYNKVDYLAVAYIDEGVSLRNTGISLPVMIFNPEASAFDKLIEFNLEPVIYSFGLLDEFITYAQEKNVLNYPVHLKIDTGMHRLGFEDFEIETLCDLLEANRYIRVQSVFSHLVASEAAKHDKFTKKQISNFETAYKQIELTLGYKVIKHISNTSGITRWPGAHYDMVRLGIGLYGIDTGMETPDTGLQPVATLKTSVAQVKKIKAGETLSYSRSGSLTKDGKIATVRIGYADGYLRAFGNGVGKMLVKGVLAPTVGNITMDMCMIDVTGIDVKEGDEVIIFNEQQRINDLATQIGTIPYEILTNVSQRVKRVYFYE; translated from the coding sequence ATGCTCAGCAATCAATATACCATAATAGCTATACAGCAGATCATCAATGCCGGCGGGAATATTGTTAAAGATTACAATATCAGCACCTTATTAACCGACAGCCGCAGGATCAGCAATCCTGCAGGCGGTTTGTTCTTTGCGCTGAGCGGCCGGCGCAACGGCCACGAGTTTATTGCGGAAGCTTATGCAGGCGGTGTCCGCAATTTTGTGGTAAAACACGGAACCGACATTAAAGCGCCCGAATCAAACTTTTTAATGGTTGACGATGTACTGGCCGCGTTGCAAACGCTGGCTGCTTATCACCGTAACCGTTTTAACCTCGAAGTAATAGGAATAACCGGCAGCAACGGCAAAACCATTGTAAAAGAGTGGCTGTACCAACTGCTGTCGCCCGATAAAAATGTGGTACGTAACCCCAAGAGCTATAACTCGCAAATCGGAGTGCCGCTTTCGGTTTGGCAAATCAACGAAAAAAACGACCTGGGTATTTTTGAAGCAGGCATCTCTACAGTTGGTGAAATAGAAAAGCTGGAAGCCGTGATCAGGCCCACTGTTGGCATTTTAACACACATTGGCCCTGCGCATGATGAAGGATTTGAGAACCGCAACCAGAAGATTACGGAGAAGCTGAAGCTATTTAAAAACTGCCGCTTGCTAATCCATAATTATGACCAGCTGATCAGTTTCCAGGATAACATCCCGGTTGAAAGCCGCTTTACCTGGAGCACCAATTTTAAACAGGCCGACCTGTACGTGTTCAGCGAGGCGGTGGTATCAAAAAACTATTATTTAAGGGCAAGGTATAAAGACGCGGAAATTGAATGCCTGATCCCATTTTTGGATGAGGCATCGGTAGAGAATGCTATTGTTTGCTGGGCTACCATGCTGGCCCTGGGCTACGCCCCTGCCGAAGCTGACGACCGGATAGAACGTTTAAACGCCGTAAGCATGCGGCTGGAACTAAAAACCGGTATCAATGATTGCTCCGTTATTGACGACTCTTACAATTCGGACATCCAATCGCTGGAAATAGCCTTGAACTTTTTAACGCAGCAAAATCAACATCAAAAAAAGACACTCATTCTTTCTGATATTTACCAGTCGGGCTTGCAGGCTGACGTGCTGTACAGGCAGGTTGCCGATATGATAAAAATAAAACAGGTGGACAAATTTATCGGCGTGGGCGAAGCATTGATGGCCCGACAGGACTACTTTGACATGCCCGAAAAGTTCTTTTACCCGGATACCCAGGCCATGCTGCAGCACCTGCGCACCTTAAATTTTAAGGGGGAAACCATACTGATAAAGGGTTCGCGCAGTTTTGAGTTTGAACGGATCAGCCGCGCGCTGGTTCAAAAGGCACATGAAACCATATTGGAGATAAACTTGAATGCGTTACTAAACAACCTTAATTTTTACCGGTCGCGGTTAAAGCAGGGTGTAAAAGTAATGGCCATTGTAAAAGCATTTTCATACGGCAGCGGCACCTTTGAAGTAGCCAATATCCTCCAGTACAACAAGGTTGACTACCTTGCTGTTGCCTACATAGACGAAGGGGTATCCCTGCGCAACACAGGCATCAGCCTGCCCGTAATGATCTTTAACCCTGAAGCCTCTGCATTTGACAAGCTCATAGAATTTAACCTGGAACCTGTTATTTACAGCTTTGGGTTACTGGACGAATTTATTACCTACGCACAGGAAAAAAATGTATTGAACTACCCTGTTCACCTTAAAATTGATACCGGTATGCACCGCCTTGGCTTTGAGGACTTTGAAATTGAAACCCTTTGCGACCTGCTGGAAGCTAACCGGTACATCAGGGTGCAGTCGGTGTTTTCGCACCTGGTGGCCAGCGAAGCCGCAAAGCACGACAAGTTTACCAAAAAGCAGATCAGTAATTTTGAAACTGCTTACAAACAAATAGAGCTTACCCTTGGCTACAAGGTGATCAAGCACATCAGCAATACCTCAGGTATTACCAGGTGGCCCGGCGCGCATTATGACATGGTGCGCCTCGGAATTGGCTTATACGGCATTGATACCGGTATGGAAACCCCCGACACCGGCTTACAGCCTGTGGCCACCTTAAAAACCAGCGTTGCGCAGGTAAAAAAAATCAAAGCCGGAGAGACCCTCAGCTACAGCCGTAGTGGCAGTCTGACAAAAGACGGCAAAATAGCTACCGTACGGATTGGCTATGCCGACGGCTATTTGCGTGCCTTTGGCAACGGCGTTGGCAAAATGCTGGTGAAAGGAGTTTTGGCGCCCACCGTGGGTAACATAACCATGGATATGTGTATGATTGATGTTACCGGCATCGATGTAAAGGAAGGCGACGAGGTAATTATATTTAACGAGCAGCAGCGCATTAACGACCTTGCAACCCAAATTGGCACCATACCTTACGAAATATTAACTAATGTTTCGCAAAGGGTTAAAAGGGTGTACTTTTATGAATAG
- a CDS encoding DUF502 domain-containing protein, whose protein sequence is MKQIFNALLRYFFKGLLVVVPIGAAFLLIFWAVKSIDNALNLSDMLWTDPKTGKPVYIPGLGILNVLVIILIAGILVTNVVTDPIKRWFNRWLNRLPLFKFLYSSIKDLTEAFVGEEKKFNEPVLVEINEFGLKKIGFMVQKDLAALNLPGDVAVYFPLSYSFAGQVIIISASKVKPIDKSAADMMKFVISGGVSGLH, encoded by the coding sequence ATGAAGCAGATATTCAACGCACTTTTACGCTATTTTTTTAAGGGATTGTTGGTGGTAGTTCCCATTGGCGCCGCGTTCCTTTTAATTTTCTGGGCGGTAAAAAGCATTGATAACGCCCTTAACCTGAGCGATATGCTTTGGACCGACCCGAAAACGGGAAAACCTGTTTACATACCGGGGCTGGGTATTTTAAATGTATTGGTAATCATTTTAATTGCCGGCATATTGGTAACCAACGTGGTAACCGACCCCATAAAACGCTGGTTTAACCGCTGGCTCAACCGCTTGCCGCTGTTCAAATTCCTGTACTCGTCAATAAAGGACCTTACCGAGGCTTTTGTTGGGGAAGAAAAGAAGTTTAATGAACCGGTACTGGTGGAGATTAACGAGTTTGGGTTAAAAAAAATTGGCTTTATGGTACAAAAAGACCTTGCCGCATTAAACCTGCCGGGCGACGTGGCGGTGTATTTCCCTTTATCTTACTCCTTTGCCGGCCAGGTAATTATTATCTCAGCCAGCAAGGTAAAACCGATTGACAAAAGCGCAGCAGATATGATGAAGTTTGTGATATCAGGCGGCGTAAGCGGGCTGCATTAA
- a CDS encoding TCR/Tet family MFS transporter, which produces MAKPKHSAALGFIFITIFIDVLGLGIIIPVMPKLLQTLGHIDISVASQYSGWLTFVYASMQLLFASVLGNLSDRYGRRPVLLISLFGFSIDYMFMAFAPTIAWLFVGRFIAGVSGASNATATAYIADVSTGNKRAANFGLVGAASGFGFIIGIALGAYLGAINVKIPFMAAAGLAFFNGMYGLFVLPESLPIESRRKFEWKRANPVGALIRIFTKNPALTGLLGAITLVYIGQKAVEYLLSFYLFEKFQWTLSSVGTLGIVIGVLLVGIQGGLIRYTIPKFGQEKNIVAGLVFYAIGLTLIAFASQGWMMYVFMIPYCLGGISGPALQGLVTSKVPKNGQGEMQGAITIINSLSVIIGPLIFGYVFSYFTHKDSVVYFPGGAYLLAAALMVISTFIAVRSFKKA; this is translated from the coding sequence ATGGCAAAACCCAAACATTCAGCAGCGCTTGGATTTATTTTTATAACCATCTTTATTGATGTATTGGGGTTGGGGATCATTATCCCGGTGATGCCAAAGCTGCTGCAGACCTTAGGTCACATTGATATCAGTGTTGCATCGCAATATAGCGGCTGGCTCACTTTTGTGTACGCTTCCATGCAGCTGCTTTTCGCGTCTGTATTAGGTAATCTAAGCGACAGGTACGGACGAAGGCCTGTTTTACTGATCTCGCTTTTTGGCTTTAGTATTGATTATATGTTTATGGCCTTTGCGCCAACCATAGCCTGGCTGTTTGTAGGGCGATTTATTGCCGGGGTATCCGGTGCCAGCAACGCCACCGCTACTGCTTACATAGCCGATGTAAGCACCGGCAACAAACGAGCAGCTAATTTCGGACTGGTGGGGGCGGCATCAGGTTTCGGGTTTATTATCGGGATTGCTTTGGGGGCCTATCTTGGCGCTATCAATGTCAAGATCCCCTTTATGGCCGCAGCAGGGCTGGCTTTTTTTAACGGGATGTACGGCTTGTTTGTGCTGCCGGAGTCGTTACCGATAGAAAGCAGGCGGAAATTTGAATGGAAAAGGGCGAACCCTGTGGGTGCTTTGATACGGATTTTTACCAAAAATCCGGCGTTAACGGGATTGCTAGGTGCCATTACGCTGGTTTATATCGGGCAAAAGGCGGTGGAATACCTGTTGTCGTTTTACCTGTTCGAGAAATTTCAGTGGACCCTTAGCAGCGTGGGTACTTTGGGGATTGTTATCGGGGTATTACTGGTAGGCATCCAGGGCGGGCTCATCAGGTACACCATTCCCAAATTTGGGCAGGAAAAGAACATTGTGGCCGGGCTGGTATTTTACGCTATCGGCCTAACGCTGATTGCTTTTGCCAGCCAGGGCTGGATGATGTATGTATTTATGATTCCTTATTGTTTGGGCGGTATTTCAGGACCCGCATTGCAGGGGCTGGTTACCAGCAAAGTGCCCAAAAACGGCCAAGGCGAAATGCAGGGGGCCATCACCATTATTAACAGCCTGAGCGTAATAATAGGCCCGCTTATTTTTGGTTATGTGTTCTCCTACTTCACGCATAAAGATTCAGTGGTTTACTTTCCCGGCGGGGCTTACCTGCTGGCAGCAGCATTAATGGTGATCAGCACTTTTATAGCTGTAAGAAGTTTTAAGAAAGCTTAA
- a CDS encoding TCR/Tet family MFS transporter, translating to MHKPKKQAALGFIFATLLIDVIGLGIIIPVIPKLIEHLIHGDVSDASGYAGWLTAAYAGMQFIFAPLIGNLSDKFGRRPVLLCSLLGFSVDYLFSAFAPTIAWLFVGRIIAGITGASFTTANAYIADISEPEKRAANFGLVGVAFGLGFIIGPVLGGILGKYDVHYPFIAAALLAFLNAVYGFFILPESLSVENRRPLDLKRANPFGTVIQLKKYKSVIGLALSLFLIYIAAQAVQSVWTFYTIKKFSWNEDMVGYSLGFVGLMVAVVQGGLIRIILPKLGTERSIWVGLLLYAAGMALFAFAGKGWMMFAILVPYCLGGIAGPAIQGYMSNSVPANEQGELQGGLTSLISISSIFGPLLMTEVFYYFTKPNPFFQFPGAPFAIGAILMLLSAVFAIRSFKKSGENVIVTH from the coding sequence ATGCACAAACCTAAAAAGCAGGCAGCACTGGGCTTCATATTTGCCACGCTGTTAATAGATGTTATTGGGCTGGGTATCATTATCCCCGTTATTCCTAAGCTAATTGAACATCTAATTCATGGCGATGTTAGCGATGCTTCCGGCTATGCAGGCTGGCTAACCGCTGCTTATGCCGGCATGCAGTTTATATTTGCGCCGCTTATTGGAAACCTGAGCGATAAATTTGGCCGGCGGCCGGTGTTGCTATGTTCGTTATTAGGGTTCAGTGTCGATTATCTTTTTTCCGCATTTGCACCTACCATAGCATGGTTGTTCGTAGGCCGCATTATCGCCGGGATCACAGGTGCCAGTTTTACAACGGCCAATGCCTACATAGCGGATATCAGCGAGCCTGAAAAAAGGGCCGCTAATTTTGGCCTGGTAGGGGTTGCCTTTGGGCTGGGCTTTATCATTGGCCCGGTGCTGGGCGGCATCCTGGGTAAATATGATGTTCATTACCCCTTTATTGCTGCTGCGCTGCTGGCGTTCCTTAACGCGGTGTATGGTTTCTTTATTTTACCGGAATCATTGTCTGTTGAAAACAGGCGTCCGCTAGATCTTAAAAGGGCCAATCCTTTTGGAACCGTGATCCAACTAAAAAAATATAAATCGGTGATCGGTTTGGCATTATCCCTGTTCCTGATCTACATAGCAGCGCAGGCCGTGCAAAGCGTTTGGACATTTTACACCATTAAAAAATTCAGCTGGAACGAGGATATGGTAGGTTATTCACTTGGCTTTGTGGGTTTAATGGTAGCCGTGGTACAGGGTGGCCTGATCAGGATCATCCTGCCGAAACTTGGTACAGAAAGAAGTATTTGGGTAGGGTTGCTCTTATATGCCGCAGGTATGGCACTTTTCGCGTTTGCAGGCAAGGGCTGGATGATGTTTGCTATACTGGTGCCTTACTGCCTGGGCGGGATAGCCGGACCTGCAATTCAGGGATACATGAGTAACAGCGTGCCTGCCAATGAACAGGGCGAATTGCAGGGAGGCTTAACCAGTTTAATCAGCATCAGCTCCATATTTGGCCCGCTGCTGATGACGGAAGTGTTTTATTATTTTACAAAACCCAATCCGTTTTTTCAATTTCCCGGCGCGCCGTTTGCAATAGGGGCTATACTGATGCTTTTAAGTGCGGTATTTGCTATCAGAAGCTTTAAAAAAAGCGGCGAAAATGTAATAGTAACTCATTAG
- a CDS encoding amylo-alpha-1,6-glucosidase, translated as MKALPLFILLLMVIGKANAQSADSYAAHIMQGISDPKINKTNPYVTAGDRSYLIGTQDGKFPDLGDHVEGEMAGLWCPPFKLADGFWVSVTDKSTGKAVWLNADQFITYPYGNKFIYKSPVDGVTVERFQFCPDGKTAVLVKYTIKYSGSASKNIKLSFNLKTDIRPVWFTDTVDVDFPDKILSTAKDGYFLARDSTKPWYLAMVSSVKAGNQHSGSGADIPYQTIGKGVWYTADYNLTLAKNSTSSIIFSIAGAENNQNAAISNSRNILNSYDELLKAKINKYKEVIARAQITIPDAQLQNVYNWVKINTSWLVRTVPGTGTGLTAGYMEYPWWFGCDNTYALQGVLATGDFKLAKSTLELLYNKSKAVNGNGRIVHEISTSGKVYNKGNTQETAHFIMCAGTYLKWTGDTAFIKKIYPYIKDGINWLLTTTDTNHNMFPEGYGIMEVTGLNAELIDVAVYTQQALKNAAEMATIMGDKKAGEKYAALAASLQLKVNKSFWDEESTSYCDFFGTKQQALSTLDGALKQLKIGETGAPDKQQTERENFYIALQKKISLMRDTSRGWLTNKNWVINTPMETGIAPYKTAIMALDKIRMENCGEYGPYLSAVEKKYMMTIATGVQAVAECRYGRVDSAMWYVNKIAATFNRVLPGSISEMMPDYGCFTQAWTNYGIDVPLVSYVFGVTPDAVKHTVNIRPNLPSTWKNVNIKNVKVGDNNLSIDIKTKGNRRTYTITQSNAAWKLLFKAPSGSGDCTLNGHKVKLTDNGLTLSANTNTITILL; from the coding sequence ATGAAGGCTCTCCCGTTATTTATTTTATTGCTGATGGTGATCGGCAAAGCAAACGCGCAGTCTGCTGATTCCTACGCAGCCCATATTATGCAGGGAATCAGTGATCCTAAAATAAATAAAACCAATCCTTACGTTACCGCCGGTGACCGCTCCTACCTGATTGGAACCCAGGACGGAAAATTCCCGGATCTGGGTGATCATGTTGAAGGCGAAATGGCTGGATTATGGTGCCCGCCCTTTAAACTTGCCGATGGCTTTTGGGTAAGCGTAACTGATAAAAGTACCGGCAAAGCAGTTTGGTTAAATGCAGATCAATTTATCACTTATCCCTACGGCAATAAATTTATTTACAAATCACCTGTTGATGGTGTAACCGTTGAACGTTTTCAATTTTGCCCTGACGGTAAAACAGCTGTGCTGGTAAAGTACACTATCAAATACAGCGGCAGTGCCAGCAAAAACATAAAGCTCTCCTTCAATTTAAAAACAGACATCAGGCCGGTTTGGTTCACCGATACAGTTGATGTGGATTTTCCGGACAAAATATTATCAACTGCTAAAGACGGCTATTTTTTAGCAAGGGATAGCACTAAACCCTGGTACCTGGCAATGGTATCGTCCGTAAAAGCAGGCAACCAACATTCAGGTTCCGGAGCGGACATTCCATACCAAACCATTGGCAAGGGCGTTTGGTACACCGCCGACTATAATTTGACGTTAGCAAAGAACAGCACCAGCAGTATTATATTTAGCATTGCAGGCGCAGAAAATAATCAAAATGCGGCCATATCAAACTCCCGCAACATATTAAACAGTTACGATGAGTTACTGAAGGCTAAAATAAACAAGTATAAAGAAGTGATTGCCCGCGCGCAAATAACCATCCCCGATGCGCAGCTGCAAAACGTTTATAACTGGGTAAAAATCAACACCAGCTGGCTGGTTAGAACTGTACCGGGCACCGGGACCGGGCTTACAGCAGGTTATATGGAGTACCCCTGGTGGTTTGGCTGTGATAATACCTATGCCCTGCAGGGTGTTTTAGCCACCGGCGATTTTAAACTGGCAAAATCAACCCTCGAGCTGCTGTACAATAAATCAAAAGCGGTGAACGGAAATGGCCGCATAGTGCACGAAATATCGACCAGCGGCAAGGTGTATAATAAAGGGAACACACAGGAAACTGCACATTTTATTATGTGTGCCGGAACGTATTTAAAATGGACAGGCGACACCGCTTTTATCAAGAAAATATACCCTTACATAAAAGACGGCATCAACTGGCTATTAACCACCACGGATACCAATCATAATATGTTCCCTGAGGGTTACGGCATTATGGAAGTAACCGGATTAAATGCCGAACTGATTGATGTTGCTGTTTACACACAGCAAGCTTTAAAAAATGCCGCCGAAATGGCAACCATAATGGGTGATAAAAAAGCAGGGGAAAAATACGCCGCATTGGCAGCCAGCTTGCAACTGAAGGTCAACAAAAGCTTTTGGGACGAAGAGAGCACTTCGTATTGCGATTTTTTCGGAACCAAACAACAGGCCCTGTCCACACTGGATGGTGCATTGAAGCAACTAAAAATTGGCGAAACCGGCGCACCGGACAAACAGCAGACCGAACGGGAAAATTTCTACATCGCGTTACAAAAGAAAATAAGCCTGATGCGCGACACCAGCCGCGGGTGGTTAACAAATAAAAACTGGGTAATTAATACACCTATGGAAACCGGCATTGCTCCCTATAAAACAGCAATAATGGCGCTTGATAAAATCCGGATGGAAAACTGCGGCGAATATGGCCCCTACCTGTCCGCAGTAGAAAAGAAATATATGATGACCATAGCAACCGGGGTGCAGGCTGTAGCCGAATGCAGGTATGGCCGGGTCGACTCGGCAATGTGGTATGTGAACAAAATAGCGGCTACGTTTAACCGCGTACTCCCGGGATCTATTTCTGAAATGATGCCCGACTATGGCTGCTTCACGCAAGCCTGGACAAACTACGGAATAGATGTTCCGTTGGTTAGTTATGTGTTTGGGGTTACGCCCGATGCAGTAAAGCATACTGTAAACATCAGGCCAAACTTACCGTCCACATGGAAAAACGTTAACATTAAGAATGTGAAAGTGGGTGACAATAACCTGTCAATTGATATAAAAACCAAAGGCAACAGGCGCACTTATACCATAACCCAAAGCAATGCCGCGTGGAAGCTGCTATTTAAAGCACCATCAGGTTCAGGCGATTGCACTTTGAACGGCCATAAGGTTAAATTAACGGACAACGGGCTTACGTTATCCGCTAATACCAATACCATCACAATTCTTTTATAA
- a CDS encoding LOG family protein: protein MTGEEKIRQAFENKNWQEIKVTDSWQIFKIMAEFVDGFEKLAKIGPCVSIFGSARTHNDNKYYKLAENAARLLTERGYGVISGGGPGIMEAANKGAYEAGGKSVGLNIELPFEQFHNKYIDRDKVLEFDYFFIRKVMFMKYSQGFIVLPGGFGTMDESFEAITLIQTGKIARFPIVFVGVDYWKGLFDWVEEKMLAQEHNIHPDDLMLYRVVDTAEEAAEHIFRFYDKYVLKPNF, encoded by the coding sequence ATGACAGGTGAAGAAAAAATAAGACAAGCTTTTGAAAATAAAAACTGGCAGGAAATTAAGGTAACAGATTCCTGGCAGATCTTCAAAATAATGGCTGAGTTTGTTGACGGCTTTGAAAAACTCGCTAAAATAGGGCCTTGCGTATCCATATTCGGTTCGGCGCGCACCCATAACGATAATAAATATTACAAGCTGGCAGAAAATGCCGCCAGGCTGCTGACCGAAAGAGGGTACGGTGTAATCTCAGGCGGCGGTCCCGGAATTATGGAGGCCGCCAATAAGGGTGCATACGAGGCCGGTGGCAAATCGGTAGGTTTAAATATCGAGTTACCTTTTGAGCAATTCCACAACAAGTATATCGACAGGGATAAGGTACTGGAGTTTGATTACTTTTTTATCCGTAAGGTAATGTTTATGAAATACTCGCAGGGCTTTATTGTTTTGCCGGGTGGTTTCGGAACGATGGACGAATCATTTGAAGCTATTACACTGATCCAAACAGGTAAGATAGCCCGTTTCCCTATTGTATTTGTTGGTGTTGACTATTGGAAAGGACTATTTGACTGGGTGGAAGAAAAAATGCTTGCACAGGAGCACAACATCCACCCGGACGATTTGATGCTTTACCGTGTAGTTGATACAGCCGAAGAAGCAGCGGAACATATCTTCCGTTTTTATGATAAATATGTGCTGAAACCGAACTTTTAA
- a CDS encoding sodium:solute symporter codes for MSPGILLSFIIGYFLVLLVISWLTSRKSSDNDTFFVANRNSKWYLVAFGMIGTALSGVTFISVPGKVGAVTGDQFEYFQFVLGNAAGFIVIATVLLPLYYRLKLTSIYSYIEGALGVWSYKTAAGIFLISRIIGSSFRLYLVVIVLQRFIFDSYHVPFVVTGLICLVLIWSYTFKGGLKTIIITDSLQTLFLVSSVFLSIYFICDSLHYNVFEAVDAVKRSSYSKIFFFDNFLTSKFHFSKAFLGGLFITVAMTGLDQDLMQKNLSLKNIREAKKNMFSFTAVFVVINIFFLCVGALLYMYAEKYGIKVEKTDYLYPTIALKYLGLLPAMVFMLGLTAATFATTDSALTALTTSFCVDFLGFNKRQDVNSKKMVNVRHYVHIAFSGCMLLTIIIFNAITNTAVVNAIFKVASYTYGPLLGLYSFGLFLGNRQVKDKLVPFVCLISPAICYYLSNNSAKLLGGYVFDNELIIVNGFITFVGLWVTSSAKPEGRKVRQAESLV; via the coding sequence ATGTCTCCCGGAATACTGCTTTCATTTATAATAGGTTATTTCCTGGTGTTGCTGGTTATATCGTGGTTAACCTCGCGTAAGTCTTCAGACAACGATACCTTTTTCGTAGCTAACCGGAACTCCAAATGGTACCTGGTAGCCTTTGGGATGATCGGTACCGCCTTAAGCGGGGTTACCTTTATATCGGTGCCCGGTAAAGTTGGTGCGGTAACCGGCGACCAGTTTGAATACTTTCAGTTTGTGTTGGGTAACGCTGCGGGTTTTATAGTGATAGCAACTGTTTTGCTTCCGCTATATTACCGGTTGAAACTCACTTCGATATACAGTTATATTGAAGGCGCACTTGGCGTATGGAGCTATAAAACGGCAGCCGGCATCTTTTTGATCAGCCGGATCATAGGCTCATCATTCAGGCTTTACCTGGTGGTTATTGTTTTACAGCGGTTTATTTTTGACAGTTACCATGTGCCATTTGTAGTCACAGGGCTGATCTGTTTGGTATTGATCTGGTCGTACACGTTTAAAGGCGGGCTAAAAACCATTATTATTACTGACAGCCTGCAAACCTTGTTCCTGGTATCATCAGTGTTTTTGTCCATCTACTTTATTTGCGATAGCCTGCATTATAATGTTTTTGAAGCCGTTGATGCGGTTAAAAGGAGCAGTTACTCAAAAATATTTTTCTTCGACAATTTTTTAACCAGCAAATTCCATTTCAGCAAGGCATTTTTAGGCGGATTATTTATAACCGTTGCTATGACTGGGCTTGACCAGGACCTGATGCAAAAAAACCTGAGCCTTAAAAATATCCGCGAAGCAAAAAAGAACATGTTCAGTTTTACCGCTGTTTTTGTGGTGATCAATATTTTCTTTTTATGCGTGGGCGCGTTACTATACATGTACGCCGAAAAATATGGGATCAAAGTTGAAAAAACGGATTATTTATACCCTACTATCGCATTAAAATACCTGGGGCTGTTGCCCGCTATGGTTTTTATGCTGGGTTTAACAGCCGCTACCTTTGCTACGACAGATTCGGCTTTAACGGCGCTTACCACGTCGTTCTGTGTGGATTTTCTCGGGTTTAATAAAAGGCAGGACGTGAACAGCAAAAAAATGGTGAATGTGCGCCATTATGTACACATTGCCTTTTCGGGTTGTATGCTGTTAACTATTATCATATTTAACGCCATAACCAATACAGCGGTTGTTAATGCCATATTTAAGGTAGCCTCCTATACTTACGGGCCATTGCTGGGCCTCTATTCGTTCGGGTTGTTTTTGGGTAACAGGCAGGTTAAGGATAAACTTGTGCCTTTTGTTTGCTTGATATCCCCCGCAATATGTTACTATTTAAGTAACAACTCCGCAAAATTATTAGGGGGTTACGTTTTTGATAACGAGTTGATAATAGTTAACGGATTTATTACGTTCGTTGGCTTATGGGTAACATCATCTGCGAAGCCCGAAGGCCGGAAAGTCCGGCAGGCGGAAAGCCTGGTTTAG